The following coding sequences are from one Musa acuminata AAA Group cultivar baxijiao chromosome BXJ2-4, Cavendish_Baxijiao_AAA, whole genome shotgun sequence window:
- the LOC135610412 gene encoding uncharacterized protein LOC135610412 isoform X1 yields the protein MEDDDRCSSSNPGGIGQEEEDEDGKVLRFLDSLDSYLTLLDALSSTLRQGWFELASARHSMGSSRISSVLLDQKVQSAATTFQVRKSIDGSPSESHPSFAISKWASSRDGKCSFRELEVSRVQKTSKNSELRHRGSSNFYDTTDEHDLTINASSTISDSDVQKERSKSLSVFGTLVSPKLRGAQVSFETALDAIVEIANIRSSMLSAFTQLQQEMKKDLS from the exons ATGGAGGACGACGACCGGTGTTCCTCGAGCAACCCGGGAGGGATCGGgcaggaggaggaagatgaggacgGGAAAGTTCTCCGATTCCTCGACTCTTTGGATAGCTATCTTACGCTACTCGATGCCTTGTCTTCCACCCTTCGCCAG GGATGGTTCGAACTAGCTAGTGCTCGTCACTCGATGGGTTCATCGCGCATCTCAAGTGTGTTGCTTGACCAGAAAGTACAGTCTGCTGCAACCACATTTCAAGTTAGAAAATCTATTGATGGATCGCCATCAG AATCACATCCAAGTTTTGCTATTTCAAAATGGGCATCTTCGAGGGATGGGAAATGTTCTTTCAGGGAGTTGGAAGTCAGTCGTGTGCAAAAGACATCTAAGAATTCAGAATTAAGGCATCGAGGTTCATCCAACTTCTACG ATACTACAGATGAACATGACTTGACAATCAATGCATCTTCTACCATTAGTGATAGTGAT GTTCAGAAGGAGAGGTCTAAATCCTTATCAGTCTTTGGAACTTTGGTGTCTCCAAAGCTCCGTGGTGCCCAAGTTTCGTTTGAGACAG CACTTGATGCCATAGTAGAAATTGCAAATATCCGGTCTTCGATGCTCTCTGCCTTCACTCAGTTACAACAAGAAATGAAGAAGGATTTAAGTTGA
- the LOC135610412 gene encoding uncharacterized protein LOC135610412 isoform X2: MEDDDRCSSSNPGGIGQEEEDEDGKVLRFLDSLDSYLTLLDALSSTLRQGWFELASARHSMGSSRISSVLLDQKVQSAATTFQVRKSIDGSPSESHPSFAISKWASSRDGKCSFRELEVSRVQKTSKNSELRHRGSSNFYDEHDLTINASSTISDSDVQKERSKSLSVFGTLVSPKLRGAQVSFETALDAIVEIANIRSSMLSAFTQLQQEMKKDLS, from the exons ATGGAGGACGACGACCGGTGTTCCTCGAGCAACCCGGGAGGGATCGGgcaggaggaggaagatgaggacgGGAAAGTTCTCCGATTCCTCGACTCTTTGGATAGCTATCTTACGCTACTCGATGCCTTGTCTTCCACCCTTCGCCAG GGATGGTTCGAACTAGCTAGTGCTCGTCACTCGATGGGTTCATCGCGCATCTCAAGTGTGTTGCTTGACCAGAAAGTACAGTCTGCTGCAACCACATTTCAAGTTAGAAAATCTATTGATGGATCGCCATCAG AATCACATCCAAGTTTTGCTATTTCAAAATGGGCATCTTCGAGGGATGGGAAATGTTCTTTCAGGGAGTTGGAAGTCAGTCGTGTGCAAAAGACATCTAAGAATTCAGAATTAAGGCATCGAGGTTCATCCAACTTCTACG ATGAACATGACTTGACAATCAATGCATCTTCTACCATTAGTGATAGTGAT GTTCAGAAGGAGAGGTCTAAATCCTTATCAGTCTTTGGAACTTTGGTGTCTCCAAAGCTCCGTGGTGCCCAAGTTTCGTTTGAGACAG CACTTGATGCCATAGTAGAAATTGCAAATATCCGGTCTTCGATGCTCTCTGCCTTCACTCAGTTACAACAAGAAATGAAGAAGGATTTAAGTTGA
- the LOC103976487 gene encoding ammonium transporter 1 member 2, translated as MACDASQLAPLLGNATDAADYICNQFVDAGYAIDNTYLLFSAYLVFAMQLGFAMLCAGSVRAKNTMNIMLTNVLDAAAGGIFYYLFGFAFAFGTPSNGFIGKQFFGLEEVPQAGFDYSNFLFQWAFAIAAAGITSGSIAERTQFSSYLMFSSFLSGFVYPVLSHWYWSGDGWASAGRNLGESLLFKSGVIDFAGSGVVHMVGGIAGFWGAFIEGPRIGRFDHEGRTVALRGHSASLVVLGSFLLWFGWFGFNPGSFVTIFKSYGPSGSINGQWSAVGRTAVTTTLAGCASALTTLFGKRLQTGHWNVVDVCNGLLGGFAAITSGCAVVDPWAAIVCGFVSAWVLIGLNTLAAKLKYDDPLEAAQLHAGCGAWGILFTALFAKEKYVNEAYPGRPGRPYGLFMGGGGRLLGAHIIAILVNIGWVSCTMGPLFFILHKLGLLRISREDELKGMDLTRHGGFAYVYHDEDPGHHQLASFQLKSAAARVDPSTPPQAAEPNDA; from the exons ATGGCTTGCGACGCATCACAACTGGCTCCGCTCCTCGGCAACGCCACTGACGCTGCCGATTACATCTGCAACCAGTTCGTCGATGCCGGCTACGCCATCGACAACACCTACCTGCTGTTCTCGGCTTACCTCGTGTTCGCCATGCAGCTCGGCTTCGCGATGCTCTGCGCCGGGTCGGTGCGTGCCAAGAACACCATGAACATCATGCTCACCAATGTACTCGATGCGGCGGCGGGTGGGATCTTCTACTACCTCTTCGGCTTCGCCTTCGCGTTCGGCACCCCGTCGAACGGCTTCATCGGTAAGCAGTTCTTCGGGCTCGAGGAGGTGCCTCAGGCTGGGTTCGACTACTCCAACTTCCTCTTCCAGTGGGCCttcgccatcgccgccgccggcATCACCTCCGGATCCATCGCTGAGCGAACCCAGTTCAGCTCCTACCTTatgttttcctccttcctctcgGGTTTCGTCTACCCCGTCCTCTCCCACTG GTACTGGTCTGGTGATGGATGGGCATCGGCCGGCCGAAATCTCGGTGAGTCGCTCCTTTTCAAGTCCGGGGTGATCGACTTCGCAGGGTCCGGCGTGGTGCACATGGTGGGGGGCATCGCTGGCTTCTGGGGCGCGTTCATCGAGGGCCCCCGCATCGGGCGGTTCGACCACGAAGGCCGCACCGTGGCCCTGCGCGGCCACTCCGCCTCCCTGGTCGTGCTCGGCTCCTTCCTCCTGTGGTTCGGGTGGTTCGGGTTCAACCCCGGGTCCTTCGTCACCATCTTCAAGTCCTACGGCCCCAGCGGGAGCATCAACGGCCAGTGGTCCGCCGTCGGCCGCACCGCCGTCACCACCACCCTCGCCGGCTGCGCATCGGCGCTGACCACCCTCTTCGGCAAGCGCCTCCAGACGGGCCACTGGAACGTGGTCGACGTCTGCAACGGGCTACTCGGCGGCTTCGCGGCCATCACCTCCGGGTGCGCCGTCGTCGACCCCTGGGCCGCCATCGTTTGCGGCTTCGTCTCCGCCTGGGTACTCATCGGGCTCAACACGCTAGCCGCCAAGCTCAAGTACGACGACCCCCTCGAGGCGGCGCAACTCCACGCCGGCTGCGGCGCCTGGGGGATCCTCTTCACCGCCCTCTTCGCCAAGGAGAAGTACGTGAACGAGGCGTACCCAGGGCGCCCCGGCCGGCCTTACGGCCTCTTCATGGGAGGGGGCGGCAGGCTGCTTGGTGCGCACATCATCGCCATACTGGTCAACATCGGATGGGTCAGCTGCACCATGGGGCCACTCTTCTTCATCCTCCACAAGCTTGGTTTGCTCCGCATCTCGCGCGAGGACGAGCTCAAGGGCATGGACCTCACCCGGCACGGCGGCTTCGCCTACGTCTACCACGACGAAGACCCCGGCCACCATCAGCTCGCCAGCTTCCAGCTCAAGTCCGCCGCCGCCCGGGTGGATCCCTCTACACCCCCGCAGGCCGCCGAACCGAACGATGCGTAG
- the LOC103976480 gene encoding uncharacterized protein LOC103976480 isoform X1 → MWRSRWRNCRRGIRWLSSATSAAARGHLADEGDWSYVSEWWSDGGDTVFRSVSDHGNGVVSVVAYPSSRPPAEQLPAIERSIQQRYEKLHPESEHDGRLKILGYQWRVLRFNENTRQSTAKIMTAYRTSDPSSLFLMQQPHCLAVPYLKSMVSAGLTALASSGYDLSGAVTGKRSMKILCVGHGGGSLPLFLASKIKGASVHIVEIDPVVVMASVQAMGFPASAVKETSDKLSFDQSSYADEVLWEHIHERLFLHRSDAEDFVLNSHDIYDLVFIDAYDGDDIFPHKLWDRQGPFLESLRSKVHPVHGTVVVNLHSDSEVLSMDMKDYSLCQSILPMSRYISQVRKAYEEHFGLAYFFSVPWLCNITLVACSGMGLGINGRELDKNLVLSALISKCYLVEFVLGLPFPCLPYIKRGFMSFD, encoded by the exons ATGTGGAGGTCGCGGTGGAGGAATTGTAGGAGGGGAATCCGGTGGCTATCCTCCGCCACTTCTGCTGCCGCCCGTGGCCATCTGGCTGATGAGGGAGACTGGTCCTACGTCTCAGAATGGTGGAGCGACGGCGGCGATACCGTCTTTCGATCCGTCTCGGATCACGGAAACGGCGTCGTCTCCGTCGTCGCCTACCCTTCGTCCCGACCG CCTGCAGAGCAATTGCCTGCTATAGAAAGATCGATTCAACAAAGGTATGAGAAACTCCATCCAGAATCCGAACATGATGGAAGGCTTAAGATTCTTGGTTATCAGTGGCGTGTACTTCGTTTTAATGAGAATACTCGCCAAAGCACAGCTAAAATTATGACCGCTTACAGAACTTCAGACCCTTCATCGCTATTTCTGATGCAGCAGCCACATTGTTTGGCTGTACCAT ATCTAAAGAGCATGGTATCAGCTGGTTTGACTGCATTGGCTTCTTCCGGTTATGATCTTTCTGGAGCAGTTACAGGGAAAAGAAGCATGAAGATATTATGTGTTGGCCATGGTGGTGGAAGTCTACCATTATTTTTGGCCAGTAAAATTAAAG GTGCTTCTGTCCACATTGTGGAGATAGATCCAGTTGTTGTCATGGCTTCTGTTCAGGCAATGGGCTTCCCTGCCTCTGCTGTAAAAGAAACATCAGATAAGTTATCCTTTGATCAATCTTCTTATGCAGACGAAGTATTGTGGGAACACATTCATGAGCGGCTGTTCCTTCACAGATCAGATGCAGAGGACTTTGTACTCAACAGCCATGACATCTATGATTTGGTGTTCATTGATGCTTATGATGGTGATGATATTTTTCCACACAAGCTGTGGGATCGACAAGGGCCATTCCTTGAATCTCTTCGAAGCAAAGTTCATCCAGTCCATGGTACTGTTGTCGTCAATCTCCATTCTGATTCTGAAGTGTTGAGCATGGATATGAAGGATTACTCTCTGTGCCAAAGCATACTGCCCATGAGTAGGTATATTTCACAGGTCCGCAAGGCTTATGAGGAGCATTTCGGCTTAGCATATTTTTTTTCAGTTCCTTGGCTATGTAATATTACTCTTGTTGCATGCAGTGGAATGGGTTTAGGCATTAATGGCAGAGAATTAGACAAAAATCTCGTTCTAAGTGCTCTTATTTCCAAATGCTATCTGGTAGAGTTCGTCCTGGGCTTGCCATTTCCTTGTTTACCATACATTAAGAGAGGATTTATGTCATTTGACTAA
- the LOC103976480 gene encoding uncharacterized protein LOC103976480 isoform X2, whose protein sequence is MWRSRWRNCRRGIRWLSSATSAAARGHLADEGDWSYVSEWWSDGGDTVFRSVSDHGNGVVSVVAYPSSRPPAEQLPAIERSIQQRTSDPSSLFLMQQPHCLAVPYLKSMVSAGLTALASSGYDLSGAVTGKRSMKILCVGHGGGSLPLFLASKIKGASVHIVEIDPVVVMASVQAMGFPASAVKETSDKLSFDQSSYADEVLWEHIHERLFLHRSDAEDFVLNSHDIYDLVFIDAYDGDDIFPHKLWDRQGPFLESLRSKVHPVHGTVVVNLHSDSEVLSMDMKDYSLCQSILPMSRYISQVRKAYEEHFGLAYFFSVPWLCNITLVACSGMGLGINGRELDKNLVLSALISKCYLVEFVLGLPFPCLPYIKRGFMSFD, encoded by the exons ATGTGGAGGTCGCGGTGGAGGAATTGTAGGAGGGGAATCCGGTGGCTATCCTCCGCCACTTCTGCTGCCGCCCGTGGCCATCTGGCTGATGAGGGAGACTGGTCCTACGTCTCAGAATGGTGGAGCGACGGCGGCGATACCGTCTTTCGATCCGTCTCGGATCACGGAAACGGCGTCGTCTCCGTCGTCGCCTACCCTTCGTCCCGACCG CCTGCAGAGCAATTGCCTGCTATAGAAAGATCGATTCAACAAAG AACTTCAGACCCTTCATCGCTATTTCTGATGCAGCAGCCACATTGTTTGGCTGTACCAT ATCTAAAGAGCATGGTATCAGCTGGTTTGACTGCATTGGCTTCTTCCGGTTATGATCTTTCTGGAGCAGTTACAGGGAAAAGAAGCATGAAGATATTATGTGTTGGCCATGGTGGTGGAAGTCTACCATTATTTTTGGCCAGTAAAATTAAAG GTGCTTCTGTCCACATTGTGGAGATAGATCCAGTTGTTGTCATGGCTTCTGTTCAGGCAATGGGCTTCCCTGCCTCTGCTGTAAAAGAAACATCAGATAAGTTATCCTTTGATCAATCTTCTTATGCAGACGAAGTATTGTGGGAACACATTCATGAGCGGCTGTTCCTTCACAGATCAGATGCAGAGGACTTTGTACTCAACAGCCATGACATCTATGATTTGGTGTTCATTGATGCTTATGATGGTGATGATATTTTTCCACACAAGCTGTGGGATCGACAAGGGCCATTCCTTGAATCTCTTCGAAGCAAAGTTCATCCAGTCCATGGTACTGTTGTCGTCAATCTCCATTCTGATTCTGAAGTGTTGAGCATGGATATGAAGGATTACTCTCTGTGCCAAAGCATACTGCCCATGAGTAGGTATATTTCACAGGTCCGCAAGGCTTATGAGGAGCATTTCGGCTTAGCATATTTTTTTTCAGTTCCTTGGCTATGTAATATTACTCTTGTTGCATGCAGTGGAATGGGTTTAGGCATTAATGGCAGAGAATTAGACAAAAATCTCGTTCTAAGTGCTCTTATTTCCAAATGCTATCTGGTAGAGTTCGTCCTGGGCTTGCCATTTCCTTGTTTACCATACATTAAGAGAGGATTTATGTCATTTGACTAA